From the Endozoicomonas sp. Mp262 genome, the window GTATAGTGGTGGAATAACCAGTTTTTCGGGGAGGGTTTCAATGGCCGGTAGTGAAAAAGAGGGTGGATCAACTCATTTTGGATACAGGCAGGTTCCCCGGGGAGAGAAGGAAAACATGGTGGCCGGTGTTTTCCATTCTGTGGCAGACAGTTATGATGTGATGAATGACTTGATGTCATTTGGCATACACAGGATCTGGAAACGCTTTACTATAGAGCTGTCAGCTGTGCGTGCCGGGCAGCAGGTTCTGGATATTGCCGGGGGAACCGGAGACCTGGCCAGGCAATTTGCCAGACTGGTGGGCGATACCGGGCGGGTGGTGCTGGCTGATATCAATGACTCCATGCTTAAGGTGGGTAGAAACCGTCTTCTCGACCAGGGGATGACAGGGAATATTGATTTTGTTCAGGCCAATGCGGAGTGCCTGCCCTTTGCAGATAACACCTTTGACTGCATTACCATTTCATTTGGCCTCAGAAATGTCACCGACAAGGATGCTGCACTTCGTTCTATGTGCAGGGTATTAAAGCCCGGTGGACGCCTGTTGATTCTGGAGTTCTCGAAAACCAATAATCCCCTGTTAACCAAAGCCTATGACGCCTATTCATTCAGTTTGCTGCCCGCCATTGGCAAACTGGTGGCTGGCGATTCCGGGAGCTATCGCTACCTGGCTGAAAGTATTCGGATGCATCCTGACCAGGAAACGCTGGAAAACATGATGAAGGGTGCAGGTTTTGTGAATACGGGCTATCACAATATGACGGGGGGGATTGTTGCCCTCCATAAAGGAATCAAGCCTTGATAAAACCACCTTTTATTGGTGGCGGGTTGTTCGGTGACCCTGCCATAAAAACAGCAGTGCTTGCCCTTCTGGAAAAGCAGCTCAATGCCATTATCGGGTTGGACCCTGTTATTGTGCGTCAGCTTGGTGTCATGGAAGGACGGATAGTGGAGATACACTGTCTTGAACCCGACGTTCAATGCTACCTCTACCTGGAAGCATCGGGGGTCAGGTTGGCTGGCTACCATGAAGGAAGCGTTGATGCGTCGATAAAGGGAACTTTGGTGGCGTTTACGGAGCTGGCTTCAAACCGGGCGTTGGATATTGGTGATGTGGCCGGTCTGGAAAGCGGGGGGGATCCAGATATTCTGGAACAGCTTAGCCAGGCACACCGTTCGGCAGAGCTTGACTGGGAGGCATTGCTTTGTCGGTGTTTCGGGGATGTTGGCGGGCATATGCTGGCACAAGGCTTTCGCTTTGCTTCCAGGCAGGCTGAAAAGGTGCGGACCGTGGCGGCAGATAATCTGGGAGAGTATTTGCAGGAAGAACTCCGGTTGTTGCCTTCACGCAATGAACTGGAGGCTTTTTCCTCTGATGTTACCGAGTTGCAGTATGCAGTGGATAACCTGGAACGGTTAGTAAATAATGCAGCTAAAAAGCCTTAAGTCTGGATCGTTATTATTGCCGGATAATAGCGGCTCTTCTCAGTAAAATGACCGGGAATCAGGGGTATAGCAGTTGACCCGTTTGTTTAAGATTATCAGTGCCATTGCCTGCAACCGGTTGGATAACCTGGTTGAACCGGATCGGTTGCCTTTGCCATTAAGAATATGTCTTCGGCTGTTGCCCTGGCGCTATTTGATAAAAAATGATGCACCCAGAGGTGTACGGTTAAGGCTGACAATGGAGGCTCTGGGCCCCATTTTTATCAAGTTTGGCCAGATTCTTTCCACACGCCGGGATCTCCTTCCTGATGATATCAGCGATGAGCTGGCTAAGTTGCAGGACAATGTGCCTGCTTTTTCGGCAGATCAAGCCATTGATATCATTGAAAAAAGCCTCGGCAGTGATGTGGGTACGCTGTTTGAGCGCTTTGACCGGCAACCCCTTGCCTCCGCCTCTGTAGCCCAGGTGCATGGAGCCCGGTTGCATTCCGGTGATGAGGTGGTGGTGAAGGTGATCAGGCCTGGTATTCACCGGGTGATTCGTAAAGACCTTCAATTAATGTACCTTTTTGCCAGGGTTCTGGTCAGGCTGTTCAGGGATGCCCGGCGTTTAAGGCCAATGGAGGTTGTCTCTGACTATGAGAAAACCATCCTGGATGAGCTGGATCTGCTCCGGGAGGCGGCAAATACATCCCAGCTAAGGCGGAACTTTTTGGCCTCACACCTACTCTTTGTTCCACAGGTGTATTGGGATTATTGCCGTCATCCTGTGATGGTGATGGAGCGGATTCATGGTATACCCATATCGGATATCGAGACTCTCCGGGCCCGCGGTACCGATATGAAGAAACTGGCCGAGAGAGGGGTTGAGATTTTCTTTACCCAGGTCTTTCGTGACCGGTTTTTTCATGCTGATATGCACCCGGGAAATATTTTTATTGATGTGGACAATCCGGCGGAACCCCGCTACATCGGCATTGACTGTGGCATTGTTGGTACACTGGAACCTGAAGATCAGCGTTACCTTGCCAGTAACCTACTGGCTTTTTTCCGGCGTGATTACCGCAAGGTGGCCCAGCTGCATATTGACTCAGGCTGGGTGCCGAAGGAGACCAAGGTGGGGGAACTGGAAGCAGCTATCCGAACTGTCTGCGAACCCATTTTTGAGAAGCCCTTAAAGGATATCTCTTTTGGTCAATTGTTGGTAAGGCTATTTCAAACAGCCAGACGTTTTAATATGGAAGTGCAGCCCCAGTTGGTACTGCTTGAGAAAACCCTTCTGAATGTTGAGGGCCTGGGCAGGCAACTCTATCCGGAACTGGATCTCTGGAGTACGGCACAGCCATTCTTGGAAGAATGGATGAAGGATCAGGTGAGGCCATCAACTGTAGTGCGCTCACTGAGGGAGAGCAGTGCTGACTGGCTTCTCAATGCTCCCGGGTTGGCCCATCAGGCTGTTGCCAGTCTGAGGCTGGTGGCAGAGCAGCAACAGCATTTGGCTGAGCTGCAGTCAGAAGCGAAAAAACGTTCCGGACGAGTGCGGGTGCTGGGGGTTGGACTGGTTGTTATAGCTGCCGGTGCCCTGTTATTTCCTGCGGTGGCCTCAACCCTGTCAGCACCCGGAATTCTGTTGGGAGGGATTGGGGTTTGGTTATTAGCGCAGTAGTAGTCTGCAAGGTAACTGAAACCTGAAATATCCGGGCTGGGCTGTTTTTTTGATCAAAGCTTACTGGGACGGCATGAGCCGAATGATAGTTACGGAGAAACCTGATAAAGAATAGTATGGAATTTCTGTAATATATCTGTTAAGTACCCGGCTTGTAGTTGGGAGTGGGTATCCGGTTCTGGACAGGTCGCCTGTTTTACCATGGGTACTCATGCTGATCATCCTGCCAACTCTTATGGTGAGTGTTTACAAGGGATGATGTGCTGTATGCCTTGCCCTGATTTAATGGCGTGCCCATTCAGGGCAGAATAAAATTTACTTGCAGTATAGAGAACCTCCCCTGGAGGTATAGGAGCTATTCATGGGATTTGGCGGTATTGGTATCTGGCAACTGTTGATTATTTTGCTGATTGTCATTGTACTGTTCGGAACCAAAAAGCTAAAGACAATTGGCACCGATCTGGGCGGAGCTGTTAAAGGCTTTAAAAAAGCAATAGACACAGAAGAGAATGAAAACACCAGTAAGCCGGTAAAGCCTTTGGAGGCTGACTCAGTGAGTGTCTCAAAGGATAAATCTCAACTATAAAATTGAGTGAAATATCGTGCTTGATATCGGTTTTACAGAACTGCTGCTGGTTGCAGCCATTGCGCTTGTGGTGCTGGGGCCAGAGCGCCTGCCTCAGGCTATTAAAGTAACGGCCTACTGGGTTGGTAAGATTCGTCGCAGCTTTCAGTCGGTTAAGGAAGAACTTGAGCGGGAAATTGGAGCGGATGAAATCAAGCGCCAGCTTCATAACGAAGCTGTCATGGGTGAGCTGAATAAGGCGCGTAATAAGCTTCAGAGTGAACTCAGGGATTTGAAAGAGGCTGCACAGCTTAACACACCTGCCAAGGAAGCAGAGCGCGTAAGCCAGGCCACTGATTCAGCTGCGGAGCATGCAGAAATAGCCAGGCAGACAGATGCTGCAATGGAAACCAGTGCTCCTGGTAAAGGCAAGTTGTAAACTGATATGACCGACAAACAGAAAAAGACGGGGCTGGACAGAGATCAGCCGCTGGTTCAGCACCTTCTGGAACTAAGAAGCCGGGTACTAAAAAGCCTGGTTGCTGTACTGGTTGTCTTTGCAGGACTTTTTTATTTTTCCAATGATATTTACTTTTTGGTCTCAGAGCCTCTAAGAGCTCAGCTACCAGCGGGTAGCAGTATGATCGCCACTGAAGTAACTTCACCTTTTCTGGCACCCTTCAAACTGACCATTGTATTATCACTCTTTGTTGCCATCCCTTTTATTCTGCACCAGGCCTGGGCATTTATTTCACCGGGGTTATATCGCCATGAAAAGCGTCTGGCGATACCCCTGCTGATAGCCAGTGTTTTCTTATTCTATCTGGGGATCTCTTTTGCCTACTTTGTTGTTTTTCCCCTGATCTTTTCATTTTTTACAACAGTAGGGCCTGATTCAGTAACGGTTATGACGGATATTAATCGTTATCTGGATTTTATTTTGAAACTGTTTTTTGCATTCGGGGTGGCTTTTGAAATTCCTGTAGCCACGGTACTCCTGGTTTGGTCGGGAGTGACAACAGTGGATAAATTATCCAAGAAAAGACCTTATGTTGTGGTTGGCTGCTTTGTGGTTGGGATGTTTCTGACCCCCCCTGATGTTATTTCCCAATCCCTGTTAGCGGTTCCCATGTGGCTTCTTTTTGAGTCAGGTGTCTTTTTGTCCCGATTGATTAAAAAAAGAGATGAAGCTGAAGTGAGCTAGGGGTTATCAACGTTTGCTCGTGTGCTCAGCCAAAAGCCTGTAGTTTCATGGCTGGGCGCAAATGGCTTCGCTTAAGGAATACGTCAGGAATTTCCTCGGTTATTTTGCCGTAGCGGCTATTCCCAACGGTATAATTCCGAACGCACTCCACCAGTGTCATGCTATTTCCCTTTCAATATCTTGACTGCTTCACCCTTTACAAAGCCTGATTCAGGTTGAGCGACACTCTTTTGTCAGCTGGCGGTAACAGCGTCATAAGCTAAGTTTAATTAAGGGATAGCAAGCAATTCAGGGAGGGAGTATGTCTTATCCCCGTAACCACGGTAGCGTCAGCGAGTCTTCAGAAGCATCACCCTTTGATCCGCCTGTGGACGTTGTGCTAAGCAGCCTGTCGCTTTTACTGACTGATCCGGAATTCGCCAACCTTGAAGTTATTATGATGGAAACCTTCGAGGAAGTGGATGACTTAAGAGCTGAAATTCTGGTTAACAGCGACCGCTTTTCGAACCATGCATTAAATCGAATCCTTGAGGAAATCGACCGGGCTGTGGATGACTACCGCCGCGGTATTGCTCTGCTTTAGTAGGTATCAGCCGAGTTGTCACTGTCCTTGCTTTCCTTTCTTTTACTGGCAAATGAGAATGCTTGTTGGGATTGGGTTTCATGTAAAGTGAACATTTCTTCCAGTACTGACTCAGGTGTGCAGTCTCTGGTTTGAAGAATGGTTTCCAAATGGATGATAACGCCTGTTCCAACACTACAGCACTGGCCTATGACAGTTTCTTCCTGAAGTTTTCGTATGCAGGGCGACAGGGATTTCATTTTACATGTCATATGGGTTGTTATTTTTGATTGTTTCTGATCAGTTGCAGGTGTTGTTTTGGGAGTAGGTCGTATAGAATCAGTCTCTATGGAGCGAGAAGAAGCCATTCCATCAGCAACATTGTATCGATCTATATCATCCCAACGGCTATTTTGTATAGATGGCGTAGATTGTCCCTCCCGTGACGTAGTGAAACAGAAATTACCATGAGCTACAGGTCTACCTGAATCTGTTTGAATTCTGCTACCTATTCTATCAGGTGAAAATGTTGAAATCCTTTGTGCATAAGCGCCATGTACATAATTAGTATCATTTAGGCAGGGTATTTCATTTTGTCTTATAGCTATAATCGTTATAAAAAAGTGCACTGTGTTATGAATACTTTTTCGGGGAGCTGCTTGAAGAGCAAGTCCTATTTGTTGTTCCTGCTGGTGGGTGAGATGAGTGCTTTCAAGAATATGTCCTGCAGGATCCAGTTCAAGCTGAATTTTTTGTTGTTTAAGTGTGGTGGTTTCCGCCGCTTTAATTGTTTGATAGCTCGTATACTGTGTACCATCGGGCAGCTGAGCATGATAAGCCATAAGAAATCGTATGGGTTGGCAGGCCCTGTCAGATAAAGCAGTTATCAGTTCTTCATCTAGCACCACCTCTAGTGTATAAGGATCACTCATTTTCTGGTAGCTGACAAGGTGGTAGGTTTCTATACGTTGTCGATTTATGTCGGCGATAATGTGTTCCTCTTGTGTGGAACGGCCTAATGAGCGGGCGATAGCAGAGCCAAGATATTGGGCATCTTTGGGTGATAACGCAGGGTCTTTTCCGGTTGTGGGCATGGATGAGGAAAAAGTAAGGGGGCTTCCAGGTTTATAGGGCTGTGGGAAAGGGGTGACTTGCAGTGTAAATTGTATATTGGGAAGCCACTTATTTGTGCTGTTTTCAAGTTCATAACTAAAGCCAGCCATGCGCTCTTTTCCTGTACTGAGGTCTATGGCTTTTTGGCTGTGAGAGAGCATGCCCCAGTTATTTGCATTTTCTACATAAAGGCATATTCCTTGATATTTTTCTTCAGCAGCCTGAGGAGATAGCACTTCTTCCTGATCAGGCATGGAATAGGCAGTATCGTCCGACAGAGAGGTGAAGGCTTGTTCCTGCTGGGAGTTTTTTTGACTGTGAAGGGATAGTTGAGCAAGCGTGCTTGCAATTGACTCAGTCATTGCTTTTTGTTTTATTTCTTCCCTTTGTTCTGGTGTTAAATAGTCGTTGGTATGACTTTTTAAATGAGACTCCATATCTTCATCAGAAAAATTGCCATTACATAACGGACACTTGCCTGATGAAATAGCCACAGCATCTCGTAGAGCATAGTTGGGTGTTCGATCATCTACTCTATATCTTTTTCTGCATGTTGGGCATTCTTTTTTTCTTTGCTCTGCATCCTCTATACATTCCCGGCAAAACGAATGCCCGCAAGGGAGTACCTGTGGATCGTTAAAACTATCTTGGCATATTGAACAGGGATCAGCTTCGTTAAATTTAACTTCAAGATCTGGAGCAAGACCATCAATATTATAGTATTTGGTAATGACGGCATTGGTGTAAAAAGAAGAAAGGGTTAAAATAATAAATGGGTGAAAGTCTCATATTGACCACAACTAAACACTGCCACCTTTCTCAGGGAATGGTATGACATTGCTTGTAGCAGCCTTGGTGACTTTCTCGCAATAAGTTGCAGCAAATAACTTCCAGCCATTTTCAAACCAGTGGCTCTGAACTAATGACCGAAGCGTCAATATGCCCTGACCACCCGGATTTCTCCAGCGCATACCTGAGCACTTCATCCGCTGGGTAACCAAGGTTTTACAGGCTGCCTCTACCACACCAGAGCCGATCGGAAGGTTATTCGACAAGTGTTCAGCATAGCGCATACGCTGGCGATTTTTTCTGAAATACTCCAGCTCGGTCTTTAATTTTGAGCGGCGCGGATGCTTTTTATGCTGATAAGCCAGGGCTTTAATAATGCGCTCAACCCCATCAAGTTCCTCTTTGAGGACGTGTCGGTAAGTGACAAACTTTTCTTTGGACTTGATGCTGTTTTCTCCATAAGCCTGGTCAAATGCTTTCTTCAGGTGATCGGCTGCGTGGTAGTAATCAATAACCTCAACACCCGCTGGTAGTTCCCGGGAAAGGTATGACCAGTTGTCCTTGGCGCCATCAGCGACTTTGACCAGTGACAGCTGTGGCTTTTGTCGCAACGCTTCTTGCAATAGTGCTGACAAAGACTGCTTGAGTGTGAGTTTTTTAGTTTCTGGCATTCGTCCTATGCGGACTGTTGATAAACGCTCCCCCTGTTGATCGTAAAACGACAAAGTTCCGCAACTGGCCTCCTTGCAACCTGTTGGCCCTTGAGTCCGTTTGCCTTCAGAAGCGCTCCTGGCTCGCTTTTCTACTCGTTTGCCATCTTTCATGGGCAGCATAACGCCATCCAGGGAGGCGGCTACTGTGACCGCATTGGTGGGCACGTTAAGTTTCTCAATAAGCATCTCTTCAAAAGGCTCACGGTGCTGTTCCCACTGAGTATTAAATTGCCTGGGGAAACGAGCAAGACTGCTTTCTGAGGGAGACATACCTCCCATGAGATCAAGGAGGCTTTTTGCTTCACCGGGAGACATTTGAGCAACAACCCAGGCAGCTTGCTTTGCAGCCCGAGGCGTCCAGAAGCCTTCCACGATCCCGGCTTTCAACTCCATGGGCACGATACACGGCTCTTTGCCGTTACGGTAAAGTGTTCGCATAACCCGGACTGAACCAACCGCTGTCTGGTAGGTTTTATAACTGCGCAACACCTGCTTATAAGTGATCCCGCTGACCTCAATAGCTGGGGTATCAATATCAAGCTCAGCCAGCGCCTCTGCTAAAAAATCTTGCTGAGCTTGATTAAAGAGAGCATTAACGGTCTGCTCAAACTCTTCAAAGTGCCTGATAGGATTGCCAGACTCTCGCAGAGCCTGCAATTGGTGGCCTAACCGTTGAATCGCATCACAAGAAATGGTGGCGGCTTCAGTCCGTAGCTGACATACTTCCATGGGGCGGCCTCTCACTGGCAAGGTGTTGTGTGCTATCAACATCATACCTGTGATTGGCTGCCTTCTGTTTAAGCATTGAAAAAATAGCTGCCTACTACTTTCCCCGGTTGGCAAGCTGAAGAAGCTCGGTCAATTTGAGACTTTCACCCTAATAAATAAAGCAATGTTGTTTTTTGAATGAAATGCTATTGTTGAAATCATGTTTTTTCCTTTCTGTTATATTAACGTAATAAATGTTTTTATATTTTCAATTATTGTTAATATTGATTAGTAAATTTTTTGTTATTTCTTTTAACGAAATTACCGTTGGCGGTTGAATTAGTGAAACTTTCTATTAATTCCTATTCTGATTTTTCAGAGGAATGCTATGCAATCTAACCGTACGTATGATGCGAGTTGAGAAATTCACCTTCCCATGAATCTTATACAGTCCTTGTACAGGGTGGTGATGGAGAAAATATAAAATTTTAAGACAACCTCAGGGCGTTGGGAGCGGAATGAACTCCCCATCTCTATAAATTTTGTCCTTTATGGTTCCAATAGGTGAGAATATCCCCTTTTTTTACCTCTGGATGATGAGGGTGGTACTTTTCCACCTATGGCTATTGAATGAATCTACTGTTATTAACCCCGGATGATTTTATAGATGATACTACTGTCAGGCTTGATTGCCGGCGGTTTAAGCATATTCAGGAGGTGCACCGGGCTCAGGTTGGGGATAGCCTGAAGGTGGGACTGCTGGATGGAAACATGGGGAGTGGGGAAATCATCAGGCTTGGGGATAGTTCCCTGGAGCTGACTGTGTCCCTGGAAAGTTCCCCGCCGCCCGCTTTACCCCTGACCGTGCTGCTGGCCTTACCCCGGCCAAAAATGCTGAAGCGTTGTTTGCAGCATCTCACGGCATTAGGTGTTAAAAAAATTGTGTTGATGAATAGTTACCGGGTGGAGAAAAGCTTTTGGCAGTCTCCCTGGCTTGGGGATGAAAAAATCCATGAGCAACTACTGTTGGGCTTGGAGCAGGCGAGAGATACCGTACTCCCGGAGGTGATTCTTGAGAAGCGTTTCAAGCCCTTTGTAGAAGACCGGCTTCCTGAAATGGTAAAAGGAAAGAAAGCCTTGATTGCCCACCCTGTTGGTGGAAAAGAGTGTCCCAGACAGTTAGCTGAACCGGCTGTTCTGGCCATAGGGCCTGAGGGGGGCTTTATTCCCTATGAGGTGACTAAGCTTCAAGAAGCCGGATTTGAGGCGATTAATCTGGGGCCAAGAATACTCCGGGTGGAAACAGCAGTTACGGCTCTGGTGAGTAAACTTTACGATTGATGGCTGAAAGAGTATCTTGACTAAAAGATGTTCACACTTCGCCATTTAATTTGCCAAGGGCAAAGGTAGGCAATCACTCAATGATAGACAAAAAGGGATTTTTTGTCGTACTGGGAGTATTGCTGCTAGCGGCATCAGCAGCGCCGGCATCGGATAAGGGGGTGCTGCTTGATGAGTTGTATGAGCAAGCACAACTTGAGCGTCAGTTGAACTGGATAAAGTCCAGTATGACCTTGGACTATTCAGAATATACCTTGCCAGATAAAGTACTGGATACGGTTAACCAGGTGGTCAGGGTTCGCTATAGCCCGCTTTTTTTCAGGGTATCCATG encodes:
- the ubiE gene encoding bifunctional demethylmenaquinone methyltransferase/2-methoxy-6-polyprenyl-1,4-benzoquinol methylase UbiE: MAGSEKEGGSTHFGYRQVPRGEKENMVAGVFHSVADSYDVMNDLMSFGIHRIWKRFTIELSAVRAGQQVLDIAGGTGDLARQFARLVGDTGRVVLADINDSMLKVGRNRLLDQGMTGNIDFVQANAECLPFADNTFDCITISFGLRNVTDKDAALRSMCRVLKPGGRLLILEFSKTNNPLLTKAYDAYSFSLLPAIGKLVAGDSGSYRYLAESIRMHPDQETLENMMKGAGFVNTGYHNMTGGIVALHKGIKP
- the ubiB gene encoding ubiquinone biosynthesis regulatory protein kinase UbiB, producing the protein MTRLFKIISAIACNRLDNLVEPDRLPLPLRICLRLLPWRYLIKNDAPRGVRLRLTMEALGPIFIKFGQILSTRRDLLPDDISDELAKLQDNVPAFSADQAIDIIEKSLGSDVGTLFERFDRQPLASASVAQVHGARLHSGDEVVVKVIRPGIHRVIRKDLQLMYLFARVLVRLFRDARRLRPMEVVSDYEKTILDELDLLREAANTSQLRRNFLASHLLFVPQVYWDYCRHPVMVMERIHGIPISDIETLRARGTDMKKLAERGVEIFFTQVFRDRFFHADMHPGNIFIDVDNPAEPRYIGIDCGIVGTLEPEDQRYLASNLLAFFRRDYRKVAQLHIDSGWVPKETKVGELEAAIRTVCEPIFEKPLKDISFGQLLVRLFQTARRFNMEVQPQLVLLEKTLLNVEGLGRQLYPELDLWSTAQPFLEEWMKDQVRPSTVVRSLRESSADWLLNAPGLAHQAVASLRLVAEQQQHLAELQSEAKKRSGRVRVLGVGLVVIAAGALLFPAVASTLSAPGILLGGIGVWLLAQ
- the tatA gene encoding twin-arginine translocase TatA/TatE family subunit, with the protein product MGFGGIGIWQLLIILLIVIVLFGTKKLKTIGTDLGGAVKGFKKAIDTEENENTSKPVKPLEADSVSVSKDKSQL
- the tatB gene encoding Sec-independent protein translocase protein TatB, with amino-acid sequence MLDIGFTELLLVAAIALVVLGPERLPQAIKVTAYWVGKIRRSFQSVKEELEREIGADEIKRQLHNEAVMGELNKARNKLQSELRDLKEAAQLNTPAKEAERVSQATDSAAEHAEIARQTDAAMETSAPGKGKL
- the tatC gene encoding twin-arginine translocase subunit TatC, with the protein product MTDKQKKTGLDRDQPLVQHLLELRSRVLKSLVAVLVVFAGLFYFSNDIYFLVSEPLRAQLPAGSSMIATEVTSPFLAPFKLTIVLSLFVAIPFILHQAWAFISPGLYRHEKRLAIPLLIASVFLFYLGISFAYFVVFPLIFSFFTTVGPDSVTVMTDINRYLDFILKLFFAFGVAFEIPVATVLLVWSGVTTVDKLSKKRPYVVVGCFVVGMFLTPPDVISQSLLAVPMWLLFESGVFLSRLIKKRDEAEVS
- a CDS encoding 16S rRNA (uracil(1498)-N(3))-methyltransferase, whose protein sequence is MNLLLLTPDDFIDDTTVRLDCRRFKHIQEVHRAQVGDSLKVGLLDGNMGSGEIIRLGDSSLELTVSLESSPPPALPLTVLLALPRPKMLKRCLQHLTALGVKKIVLMNSYRVEKSFWQSPWLGDEKIHEQLLLGLEQARDTVLPEVILEKRFKPFVEDRLPEMVKGKKALIAHPVGGKECPRQLAEPAVLAIGPEGGFIPYEVTKLQEAGFEAINLGPRILRVETAVTALVSKLYD